A window of the Hordeum vulgare subsp. vulgare chromosome 5H, MorexV3_pseudomolecules_assembly, whole genome shotgun sequence genome harbors these coding sequences:
- the LOC123453083 gene encoding chaperone protein DnaJ-like isoform X1: protein MLPPIMLVARPLDPLRQSIWTAEDAAGREPFEAAWSGALQPNPSAMALSVHAVAVASPCLLPPPSHHRSAPGLAAPLRPVLPVVAPLRSGPSSSRWTRRASVRVRASAGGGGGRRRESPYEVLGVSPSAAPVEIKRAYRRLALKYHPDVNKEANAQEKFLRIKHAYNTLMNSESRSKYESSSSRPDSSWSPGSRKPADAEEDFYGFGDFLKDLQSEFQNWEAGLNSEQKPKSLWEELSAIGEEFVEFLENELNIDGSSTEDDDRNDPYTQFGGKGGNAEGDKKGTSSSDDGVSDIESVLEQLKKELGLS from the exons CTTGTAGCACGGCCGTTGGATCCTCTGCGCCAGTCGATCTGGACGGCGGAGGACGCCGCTGGCCGCGAGCCATTCGAAGCGGCCTGGTCGGGAGCCCTGCAACCCAATCCGTCCGCCATGGCGCTGTCGGTgcacgccgtcgccgtcgcctcccCGTGTCTCCTGCCCCCTCCCTCGCACCACCGCTCTGCTCCGGGCTTGGCGGCTCCTCTCCGCCCCGTCCTCCCTGTCGTCGCCCCACTCCGCTCCGGCCCCAGCTCCTCCCGGTGGACGCGGCGGGCGAGCGTGCGGGTACGCGCGAGCGCCGGCGGCGGAGGCGGGCGGAGGAGGGAGTCCCCCTACGAGGTGCTGGGCGTGTCGCCGTCGGCCGCGCCCGTCGAGATCAAGCGCGCGTACCGGCGCCTCGCGCTCAAGTACCACCCGGACGTCAACAAGGAG GCGAATGCTCAGGAGAAGTTTCTGAGGATCAAGCACGCGTACAACACGCTGATGAACTCCGAGAGCCGGTCCAAGTacgagagcagcagcagcaggcctGATTCTTCGTGGTCTCCAGGGAGCAGGAAGCCAGCTGATGCAGAAGAAGATTTCTATGGGTTTG GGGATTTCCTGAAAGACCTGCAATCAGAATTTCAGAACTGGGAGGCTGGCCTGAACTCAGAGCAGAAACCTAAAAGCCTGTGGGAAGAACTATCA GCGATTGGTGAGGAGTTTGTCGAGTTCCTGGAGAACGAACTGAACATCGACGGCTCGAGCACTGAGGACGACGACAGGAACGATCCGTACACGCAGTTTGGAGGGAAAGGCGGAAATGCTGAGGGTGACAAGAAAGGAACAAGCAGTTCCGACGATGGCGTGTCGGACATAGAGTCGGTCCTCGAGCAGCTGAAGAAGGAGCTTGGGCTCAGCTGA
- the LOC123453083 gene encoding chaperone protein DnaJ-like isoform X2, with protein sequence MALSVHAVAVASPCLLPPPSHHRSAPGLAAPLRPVLPVVAPLRSGPSSSRWTRRASVRVRASAGGGGGRRRESPYEVLGVSPSAAPVEIKRAYRRLALKYHPDVNKEANAQEKFLRIKHAYNTLMNSESRSKYESSSSRPDSSWSPGSRKPADAEEDFYGFGDFLKDLQSEFQNWEAGLNSEQKPKSLWEELSAIGEEFVEFLENELNIDGSSTEDDDRNDPYTQFGGKGGNAEGDKKGTSSSDDGVSDIESVLEQLKKELGLS encoded by the exons ATGGCGCTGTCGGTgcacgccgtcgccgtcgcctcccCGTGTCTCCTGCCCCCTCCCTCGCACCACCGCTCTGCTCCGGGCTTGGCGGCTCCTCTCCGCCCCGTCCTCCCTGTCGTCGCCCCACTCCGCTCCGGCCCCAGCTCCTCCCGGTGGACGCGGCGGGCGAGCGTGCGGGTACGCGCGAGCGCCGGCGGCGGAGGCGGGCGGAGGAGGGAGTCCCCCTACGAGGTGCTGGGCGTGTCGCCGTCGGCCGCGCCCGTCGAGATCAAGCGCGCGTACCGGCGCCTCGCGCTCAAGTACCACCCGGACGTCAACAAGGAG GCGAATGCTCAGGAGAAGTTTCTGAGGATCAAGCACGCGTACAACACGCTGATGAACTCCGAGAGCCGGTCCAAGTacgagagcagcagcagcaggcctGATTCTTCGTGGTCTCCAGGGAGCAGGAAGCCAGCTGATGCAGAAGAAGATTTCTATGGGTTTG GGGATTTCCTGAAAGACCTGCAATCAGAATTTCAGAACTGGGAGGCTGGCCTGAACTCAGAGCAGAAACCTAAAAGCCTGTGGGAAGAACTATCA GCGATTGGTGAGGAGTTTGTCGAGTTCCTGGAGAACGAACTGAACATCGACGGCTCGAGCACTGAGGACGACGACAGGAACGATCCGTACACGCAGTTTGGAGGGAAAGGCGGAAATGCTGAGGGTGACAAGAAAGGAACAAGCAGTTCCGACGATGGCGTGTCGGACATAGAGTCGGTCCTCGAGCAGCTGAAGAAGGAGCTTGGGCTCAGCTGA
- the LOC123397330 gene encoding J protein JJJ1-like, with product MAPSVQVSAVAAPHVLLLSRRLAYAPVSAPSVPLLRSGSGRLTRRASVRVRAGAGGGSGGGPRREAPHDVLGVAPSASPAEIKRAYRRLALKYHPDVNKEANSQEKFLRIKHAYNTLMSSESWSKYASSSSKPADAEEEFDWLAAIIKEMETYRKAEDGLDLEWKIESVAEVVFTYCLTIAMLIFVYQKELIVLIKSLSLEVRIFIKKSFTDQYSDSIALFKTAKEVWDCLDDMFEGDANIQRSWLTLLKKEVNLFVNSDGETAERGVPEIEVSCGWSQEL from the exons ATGGCGCCGTCGGTGCAAGTCTCCGCCGTCGCTGCCCCGCATGTCCTCCTTCTCTCACGCCGCCTCGCGTATGCTCCGGTATCGGCGCCCTCTGTCCCTCTCCTCCGTTCCGGCTCCGGTCGGTTGACGCGGCGGGCGAGCGTGCGGGTCCGCGCGGGCGCCGGCGGCGGAAGCGGAGGCGGGCCGAGGAGGGAGGCCCCGCACGATGTGCTGGGCGTGGCGCCGTCGGCGTCGCCCGCCGAGATCAAGCGCGCGTATCGGCGCCTCGCGCTCAAGTACCACCCGGACGTCAACAAGGAG GCGAATTCCCAGGAGAAGTTTCTTAGGATCAAGCACGCGTACAACACGCTGATGAGCTCCGAGAGCTGGTCCAAGTacgcgagcagcagcagcaagccAGCTGATGCAGAAGAGGAGTTCGATTGGCTCG CGGCTATTATTAAAGAGATGGAAACATATAGGAAGGCGGAGGATGGCCTGGATTTAGAGTGGAAAATTGAAAGCGTGGCGGAAGTAGTGTTTACGTATTGTCTAACGATCGCCATGCTTATCTTCGTGTATCAAAAAGAGTTGATTGTCCTCATCAAGTCCTTATCATTAGAAGTGCGCATTTTCATCAAAAAGAGTT TCACCGATCAGTATAGCGATTCCATTGCTCTTTTCAAGACCGCCAAGGAAGTGTGGGATTGCCTTGATGATATGTTCGAAGGTGATGCCAACATTCAAAGATCTTGGTTGACCTTGCTCAAGAAAGAAGTCAATTTGTTTGTGAATAGTGATGGAGAGACCGCAGAAAGAGGTGTACCTGAGATTGAAGTCTCTTGTGGTTGGTCCCAGGAACTTTAG